One stretch of Natronobacterium gregoryi SP2 DNA includes these proteins:
- the crcB gene encoding fluoride efflux transporter CrcB, translating into MSVAAPPLLADALAVTLDPEPAHLVGTGGAIGALLRHWVYLQFSSERFPWPTLAVNVIGSFVFGLAIFAGADESTIQLLGIGACGSFTTFSSFSVETVQLYERGEQLRAVGNAAANLLVSLTAIGLAWAVVAVV; encoded by the coding sequence ATGAGCGTCGCCGCCCCGCCGCTGCTTGCCGACGCACTCGCGGTCACGCTCGACCCCGAACCCGCACACCTCGTCGGCACCGGCGGCGCCATCGGCGCGCTGTTGCGCCACTGGGTCTACCTGCAGTTCTCGAGCGAGCGGTTCCCGTGGCCGACGCTTGCCGTGAACGTGATCGGTAGTTTCGTCTTCGGACTGGCGATCTTCGCCGGCGCGGACGAGTCGACAATCCAACTGCTCGGTATCGGTGCGTGTGGCTCGTTCACCACGTTCTCGTCGTTCTCGGTCGAAACCGTCCAGTTGTACGAACGCGGAGAGCAACTGCGTGCGGTCGGCAACGCCGCCGCGAACCTGCTCGTCTCGCTCACGGCGATCGGACTCGCGTGGGCGGTCGTCGCCGTCGTCTGA
- a CDS encoding CrcB family protein — MATDHPLVRLETLALIAIGGFAGSNLRFFAVELFAAVPAVLLVNVLGSFALGFLVYEAEYAGLVGKQSRIVFTTGFLSSLTTYSTFAVQTATAADPMLVLAIVAANYGIGFTAVIASRSVARRVTAGVRSSPGGETA, encoded by the coding sequence ATGGCAACCGATCACCCACTCGTTCGACTCGAGACGCTCGCACTGATCGCTATCGGCGGGTTCGCCGGTTCGAACCTCCGCTTTTTCGCGGTGGAGCTGTTCGCGGCGGTACCAGCGGTGTTGCTCGTCAACGTCCTCGGAAGCTTCGCTCTCGGCTTTCTCGTCTACGAGGCCGAGTACGCCGGTCTCGTCGGGAAACAATCGCGGATCGTCTTCACGACTGGCTTTCTCTCCTCGCTGACGACCTACAGCACGTTCGCAGTCCAGACGGCCACCGCCGCCGACCCCATGCTGGTACTCGCCATCGTCGCTGCCAACTACGGCATCGGCTTTACGGCCGTCATCGCGAGTCGGTCCGTCGCGCGTCGCGTTACCGCCGGCGTGCGATCGTCCCCCGGAGGTGAGACGGCATGA
- a CDS encoding cation diffusion facilitator family transporter: MVDHNERAGFARAAWVNVLGNAAKIVVEGAAGLVFGSVALLADAAHSVADLVSSVVVLVWGKSAYDEPDDTHPHGHDRIEPLTALFVGAVLAVLGLSLLYESVQGLLVLDPPEANPLLLAALAFAMVDMYLVYRYTEYVNADLGSTALEALAVDCLNDIYTTIAAAVGIVGVLLGHPLLDPIAGGLVSLLVVSQGVEIGRENLDYLVGAAPDSKKRTEITETLRAHPAVEGVHDLTVFYDGTVLEVEVHVEVDGDMPFRRAHDVESELVDDLQATEDVGDAHVHLDPSGIGEWKAISEDRRP, from the coding sequence ATGGTCGACCACAACGAGAGGGCCGGATTCGCGCGGGCAGCGTGGGTGAACGTCCTCGGGAATGCCGCAAAAATCGTCGTCGAGGGTGCCGCAGGCCTCGTTTTCGGCAGCGTGGCCTTGCTCGCGGACGCGGCCCACTCGGTCGCCGATCTCGTTTCGAGCGTGGTCGTCCTCGTCTGGGGGAAGAGTGCCTACGACGAACCAGACGACACACATCCACACGGCCACGACCGGATCGAACCCCTGACGGCGCTGTTTGTCGGGGCCGTCCTCGCCGTGCTCGGACTGTCGCTGCTGTACGAGTCCGTCCAGGGGCTGCTCGTCCTCGATCCACCCGAGGCGAACCCCCTCCTGCTCGCGGCGCTTGCGTTTGCGATGGTCGACATGTACCTCGTCTACCGCTACACCGAGTACGTCAACGCCGACCTCGGCTCGACCGCGCTCGAGGCGCTCGCGGTCGACTGCCTGAACGACATCTACACGACGATCGCCGCCGCCGTCGGGATCGTCGGCGTGTTGCTCGGCCACCCACTGCTCGATCCGATCGCCGGCGGACTGGTCAGTCTTCTGGTCGTCTCCCAGGGCGTCGAGATCGGCCGCGAGAACCTCGACTACCTGGTCGGCGCAGCACCCGACTCCAAGAAGCGAACGGAGATCACGGAGACGTTGCGCGCCCACCCTGCCGTCGAAGGCGTCCACGACCTCACAGTCTTCTACGACGGCACCGTCCTCGAGGTCGAGGTCCACGTCGAGGTCGACGGCGACATGCCGTTCCGTCGCGCCCACGATGTCGAGTCGGAGCTCGTAGACGATCTGCAAGCGACAGAGGACGTCGGGGACGCCCACGTCCATCTCGATCCGTCCGGAATCGGCGAGTGGAAAGCAATCTCCGAAGATCGAAGACCATGA